CCGCTTCGCGATCTTTCAGCCCCTTTGCGGTCGAGCGTTTCCATTCATTCATGGCGCTGCCAGCGATCCTGACGGAGGGGACATCCTTCTTGCGATACAGCCCCATGACGGACTCGAAATCGTCGGCCTGCCAGAAATCGCTTTCGAACTTGGCGGAGCGCCGCTTCGCCCCGTTTAGCCGCAGGCCGAAACTGACGATAATCATCCAGCTCCAGATGGAGGCGAGGATCAGGCCCAGCATGACGGCCTGGACCACGATGTCGGCATCCAGAAACAGCTCCAGCGGATCGAGCCGGGTAGAGGCGCCACCAGTGGCAGCAGCGGGCAAGGTCATTGCGGGATTTCCTCGGATAGTACGGGTTTGAAAGCTTCGCGCCACGCGTCGGGTTGGCGTTTTGGGCGACCTTCGGGCGAGACAAAGCCGACCCGGAAGAGTGCTTCAGTCAGCAATTCGTCGCCGCGAAAGGCGCGCTGGTGCATCTTGACCGACGCCGACCGCAGATCGGTGCACAACGTCTTGATCACCACATCATCATCCAGCTTGGCCGGCCGCAAATATTTCATTGCCAGATCGACCACCGCATAGGCACCCTCGCCGGCTTCAATCGCTTCGCGCTGGTCAATATCGAGCAAACGCAAAATGTCGGACCGGGCGCGTTCGAACCAGCGTAAATAATTGGCGTGGTAAGTGATGCCGGAAAGATCGGTATCTTCGTAATAGACCCGCACAGCATAGAGATGGACAGGGCCATCGAATATGCCGCCCGGTGGATTGGGGCCAGAAGTGGTCGGAGAAACGCTCATAGGTTGGCGAGCACTTTAGCGGAGCCGCGAGTCGCCCGGCAAGCGCCATCGACGAAGCGACTCAAGCCTGCGACCAATCGCGCATTTCGCCCCAGCTAGTTGCAGATCATCCTACCGAGCGGCTGCCCGCCAAAGATATGGACATGCAAATGCGGGACTTCCTGCCCGCCATGCGCACCGATATTGGCGAGCAGACGATAGCCGGGTTCGACCAGCCCCTTGGCGCGCGCGACATGGCCGACGGCCCGCACGAAACCGCCGATCTCTGCGTCTGACGCGCGGGCGGAAAAATCATCCCAGCTGACATAGGCCCCCTTGGGAATAACCAGCGTGTGGATTTCCGCCTGCGGATTGATATCGTCGAATGCGTAAGCCCAATCGTCTTCGTAGACCTTGCTCGATGGAATCTCCCCGCGCAAAATCTTCGCAAAGATGTTCTCATCATCATAGGACTGGGTCGCATCGATCGGCATTATTCGCTCCTGCTCGCTTTTTCCTCGAGGCCCGACAGCCCTTCACGCCGATCCAGTTCTTCCATCACTTCGCGCAGCGGTATTCCTTTTGCGGCGAGCAAGACCATCAGGTGGAAAATCACATCGGCGGCCTCTCCGACCAGATCCTCTCGCGTGCCGGACAGGGCAGCCACTGCGGTTTCAACGGCTTCCTCGCCAACTTTGCGCGCCATCACGGGCACACCACGCGATGTGAGCTGCGCGACATAACTGCTGCCGGGATCTGCACTGCGGCGTTCGGCGATAGTGTGTTCGAGACGAGTGAGCGTATCCATGGACCACGCCATGAAGGTGCCCCCGTTGACCGTCAAGATGCCGGATGGCGCTCGCGGTCAGTCGTCGTCGCGGCGTCGCGAGCGAATGCCGAAGCGCCCGATCAGCACGCCCAGCACACCCAAGCCGAACAAGGCCCAATTGGACGGCTCAGGAATCGCGATGCCGCTCTGGGCGGATGCCGGTGCAGCCAGGACAAGCAAGGTAAGGGCAAGGATGCGATCCATTGGGATGGTTAAGCAATGTTCACGCCAAATATCGTGGAACCGCGTAGGCCCCCGATTACAATGGTTAACGCGCCCGTCCGGCAAAGGCCGAGTGTAAAGCAGGCCGACAGCTGGAGATTTATTGCCGCGCGGGCAGGCCTGCGGCTCTCAATGCAGCATGCGCCTCACCGATCGTATATGTTCCGAAGTGGAAAATTGATGCGGCCAGTACCGCGCTCGCATGCCCTTGGGTCACGCCTTCGACCAGATGCTCAAGCGTGCCGACGCCGCCGCTGGCGACAACCGGTACGGCCACACTGTCGGCAATGGTGCGCGTCAGCATCAAATCGTACCCCGCTTTGGTCCCGTCGCCATCCATGGAGGTTACCAGCAATTCACCTGCCCCCAGATCGGAAACGAGCTCTGCATATTCGATCGCATCAATCCCGGTCGGTTTGCGCCCGCCATGCGTGAAGATTTCCCACTTGCCCTCACCCACGCGCCGGGCATCGACCGAGGCCACCACGCATTGGCTGCCGAATTTCTCGGCGATTTCGCGCACCAGTTCGGGCCGCGCGACTGCAGCGCTGTTGATGGCAACCTTGTCCGCGCCTGCCAGCAGCAGCGCCCGCGCATCTTCGACCGAGCGGACCCCGCCACCGACGGTAAGGGGCATGAAGCACACTTCAGCCGTGCGCCGGACCACATCAAGCAATGTCCCGCGCCCTTCATGGCTGGCAGAGATATCGAGGAAGCACAGTTCGTCCGCACCTGCCGCGTCATAGGCTTTGGCCTGCTCGACCGGATCGCCCGCATCGACCAGGTCTACAAAATTGACGCCCTTGACCACGCGCCCATCGGCTACGTCGAGACAGGGAATAACGCGGACGCGGACTGTCATCAGCGCTTGGCCATCGCGAGTGCCGTGGCCAGATCGAGACGCCCATCATAGATCGCGCGACCTGTAATCACCCCTTCAATGCCCTGCTCTGCCTGCAGCGCCAGCATATGGATGTCATCCAGCCCTTTGACTCCGCCACTGGCTATCACCGGCAGATCGGTCTGCTGGGCGAGGTCAACCGTCGCCTCGATATTGCAGCCCTTCAGCATTCCGTCGCGCCCGATATCGGTGAACAACAGGCTGGCTACGCCTGCATCTTCAAATCGGTGGGCCATGTCGACAATGGAGACATCGGAAGTTTCAGCCCAACCGTCGGTCGCGACCATCCCCTCACGCGCATCAACCGCCACCACGATACCGCCCTCGTAAGCGCGCGCCATGTCCTTGACGAATTGCGGGTTCTTGAGGGCCGCCGTGCCGATCACGATCCGCGCGACGCCGGCGTCAAACCAACCCTCGACATCTTCCGGCGTACGGATCCCCCCGCCAAGTTGCACATATCCGGGAAACGCTTCTACAATAGCCTGCACCGCTTCGCGATTTTGCGCGCTGCCGGCGAACGAGCCATCGAGATCGACGACGTGGACGTGCTCCGCACCGGCTTCCGAAAAGACCATCGCCTGCGCGGCGGGATCGTCACCGTAGACAGTCGCGCGATCCATATCGCCTTCGGCAAGGCGGACAACTTCGCCATTCTTCAGATCGATAGCCGGAAAAACAATCATCAGGGCCTCCAGTCGAGGAAACGGGAAAGCAGGCCAAGACCATAGGCCTGGCTCTTTTCCGGGTGGAATTGCACGCCGGTAATATTGTCGCGCGATACTGCTGCGACCAGGCCACCGCCATGATCGGTCATGGCCAGGATACTGCGCCCGTCATCGGCATGAAAATGGTAGGAATGGAGGAAATAGGCCTCGCCTTCCTCGATCAGGGAATGCCCGCGCGCATGCGGCGTCAGCGCGACATCGTTCCAGCCCATATGGGGCACTTTGACGCTCGGATCGATCGGCGCGATCAGCCGCACTTCCCCCGGCACCCAGTCCAGGCCGGGCGTCTCGCAATGCTCCAGCCCGCGCGTCGCCAGCAGTTGCATGCCGACGCAAATGCCCAGAAACGGCACTCCGCCAAGCAGCACCCGCTCTTCCAGCGCATCGACCATACCCGGAATGGCACGCAGGCCATCGGCACAGGCTTTGTACGATCCGACACCGGGCAGAACGACCCGGTCGGCCCGGCGGACAAGATCGGGATTGTGCGTCACCTTCACGCCATGCGCACCCGCCGCCTTGAGCGCGTTGTGCACAGAGTGAAGATTGCCCGCGCCGTAATCGATGAGAGCGATGACCTCTGCCAAGGCTAAGCCAGTCGGGCGCGAAGCGACCGCAAGGGCGACTGCCCGTCCGCAGCGACGCGATCTTTGATCGCATGGGCGAGGAAATCGCGCGCCCGGATGGGTGTGCGGTAAAAAGAAACGTCAGCCACCTAACTGGCCCTTGGTGCTGGGGATGGCGCCGCCCTTGCGCGGGTCCAGCTCCACCGCCTGCCGCATGGCGCGGGCGAAACCCTTGTAAATCGCTTCGCAGATGTGGTGGTTGTTGGTTCCGTAGAGCAATTCGATATGCAGCGTGATCCCGGCGGCCTGCGCGACCGACTGGAACCAGTGCTCGATCAGTTCGGTATCCCACTCGCCCAGTTTTTCCTGGCTGAATCCGGCACGGAACACGGTGTGCGGACGGCCCGAAATATCAAGAGCGACCCGCGCCAGGGTTTCGTCCATCGGTGAATAAGCCTGGCCATACCGCCCGATCCCGGCCTTGTCGCCCAGCGCATCGGACAGCGCCTGGCCCAGCGCGATGGCGCTATCTTCGGTGGTGTGGTGCTGGTCGACATGCAGGTCACCATCGATCTTCATCGTCACATCGATCAACGAGTGCTTGGAGAACTGTTCCACCATATGGTCAAGGAAGCCGATCCCGGTCGAAACATCATAACTGCCGCTGCCATCGAGATTGACCTCGATAGCGATTTTGGTTTCCGCGGTGTTCCGCTCGATCTGGCCGGTACGCATGGCCGCGCGCTATACCCACAAGGCGCGGATAGGCAAGCTTTCCGGCTTGACCGGACGCCATCTCGGGGCCACCTAGTGCGCATGACCGAGGATACCCCCGACAGCCTCATCCCCTATGATGAGATCGTGCAGGAAGCGCTCCGCGCCGTAGTTGGCCGTGTGCTGGGCGAAATCCAGGAATCCGGCAGTGAATTGCCCGGTAATCACCATTTCTACATCACATTCAAAACCGCTGCACCGGGGGTCAATATCCCGCCGCATCTGAGCGAGCGGTTTCCGGACGAGATGACCATTGTGCTGCAGAACAAATTCTGGGGTCTCGAAGTGACCGAAGCGGGATTTTCGGTCGGCCTGAGCTTCAACCAGGTCCCGGCCGAGCTCGAGATCCCCTTCGCCGCGATCACGGCTTTCGTCGATCCGGCAGTCGATTTCGGTCTGCAATTCCAGGCTACCGTCGCAGACATGGCCCCTGAAGCGCATGATGACCCGGAAAATGACGAGGCAGGCGCTGGTCCTGCCATTGCCGAGGCCGATGACGGTTCGAATGTCGTAACCGTCGATTTCGGGCGCAAGAAATAGGGTGACCGGGCGACTGGGCGACCGGACATGGTAACGAGATAATTATGGCGCAGCGCCGCAAGAAAAACCAGGCAGATACTTCGCGGCACAAAGGTGGTGTGCCGGCCAAAGGCACAGTGCCGGGTGTCAGCCCCAATCCGGCAACCAATCTGATTATGGCAGATATCGCGATACGCGCCGGATCCTACCTGGTCCGCAATTCGGTCGAGAAAACAATGCTCCGCGGTCGATACGGGAAAGACGCGACGCGCAACATCCTGGAAAACCGTAGCATCAAACAGAATCTCGCTGCATTCGCTGCAGCCAAGATGGCGACCCGTTCCGTGCCCGGCGCGGTCGCAGTCGGAGGTGGCATCCTGCTGAAAACACTCTTCGACATGAGCCAGAAACGGCGCGCCCGACGCAAGGGCCGCGAGCAGCTTCGAGAGAGCGCCGAGAGCGAGGATTGATCCAGGCCGGGGGTTGATTTTCCGCCGGACCACGGTCCAAAGACGCCCATGGCTCACGACACTTCCGACGCGCTCCATCGCCGGGGCTTGCTGTTTATCCTGTCTTCCCCCTCCGGTGCAGGAAAAACCACCATCTCGCGCATGTTGCTGACCGCCGATGATGAAATCCGGCTGTCCGT
This is a stretch of genomic DNA from Parerythrobacter jejuensis. It encodes these proteins:
- a CDS encoding PEP-CTERM sorting domain-containing protein; amino-acid sequence: MDRILALTLLVLAAPASAQSGIAIPEPSNWALFGLGVLGVLIGRFGIRSRRRDDD
- the hisB gene encoding imidazoleglycerol-phosphate dehydratase HisB, coding for MRTGQIERNTAETKIAIEVNLDGSGSYDVSTGIGFLDHMVEQFSKHSLIDVTMKIDGDLHVDQHHTTEDSAIALGQALSDALGDKAGIGRYGQAYSPMDETLARVALDISGRPHTVFRAGFSQEKLGEWDTELIEHWFQSVAQAAGITLHIELLYGTNNHHICEAIYKGFARAMRQAVELDPRKGGAIPSTKGQLGG
- a CDS encoding histidine triad nucleotide-binding protein; amino-acid sequence: MPIDATQSYDDENIFAKILRGEIPSSKVYEDDWAYAFDDINPQAEIHTLVIPKGAYVSWDDFSARASDAEIGGFVRAVGHVARAKGLVEPGYRLLANIGAHGGQEVPHLHVHIFGGQPLGRMICN
- a CDS encoding SspB family protein, yielding MTEDTPDSLIPYDEIVQEALRAVVGRVLGEIQESGSELPGNHHFYITFKTAAPGVNIPPHLSERFPDEMTIVLQNKFWGLEVTEAGFSVGLSFNQVPAELEIPFAAITAFVDPAVDFGLQFQATVADMAPEAHDDPENDEAGAGPAIAEADDGSNVVTVDFGRKK
- a CDS encoding phosphoribosyl-ATP diphosphatase; its protein translation is MDTLTRLEHTIAERRSADPGSSYVAQLTSRGVPVMARKVGEEAVETAVAALSGTREDLVGEAADVIFHLMVLLAAKGIPLREVMEELDRREGLSGLEEKASRSE
- the hisA gene encoding 1-(5-phosphoribosyl)-5-[(5-phosphoribosylamino)methylideneamino]imidazole-4-carboxamide isomerase codes for the protein MIVFPAIDLKNGEVVRLAEGDMDRATVYGDDPAAQAMVFSEAGAEHVHVVDLDGSFAGSAQNREAVQAIVEAFPGYVQLGGGIRTPEDVEGWFDAGVARIVIGTAALKNPQFVKDMARAYEGGIVVAVDAREGMVATDGWAETSDVSIVDMAHRFEDAGVASLLFTDIGRDGMLKGCNIEATVDLAQQTDLPVIASGGVKGLDDIHMLALQAEQGIEGVITGRAIYDGRLDLATALAMAKR
- the hisF gene encoding imidazole glycerol phosphate synthase subunit HisF, translating into MTVRVRVIPCLDVADGRVVKGVNFVDLVDAGDPVEQAKAYDAAGADELCFLDISASHEGRGTLLDVVRRTAEVCFMPLTVGGGVRSVEDARALLLAGADKVAINSAAVARPELVREIAEKFGSQCVVASVDARRVGEGKWEIFTHGGRKPTGIDAIEYAELVSDLGAGELLVTSMDGDGTKAGYDLMLTRTIADSVAVPVVASGGVGTLEHLVEGVTQGHASAVLAASIFHFGTYTIGEAHAALRAAGLPARQ
- the hisH gene encoding imidazole glycerol phosphate synthase subunit HisH, which gives rise to MAEVIALIDYGAGNLHSVHNALKAAGAHGVKVTHNPDLVRRADRVVLPGVGSYKACADGLRAIPGMVDALEERVLLGGVPFLGICVGMQLLATRGLEHCETPGLDWVPGEVRLIAPIDPSVKVPHMGWNDVALTPHARGHSLIEEGEAYFLHSYHFHADDGRSILAMTDHGGGLVAAVSRDNITGVQFHPEKSQAYGLGLLSRFLDWRP
- a CDS encoding YbgC/FadM family acyl-CoA thioesterase: MSVSPTTSGPNPPGGIFDGPVHLYAVRVYYEDTDLSGITYHANYLRWFERARSDILRLLDIDQREAIEAGEGAYAVVDLAMKYLRPAKLDDDVVIKTLCTDLRSASVKMHQRAFRGDELLTEALFRVGFVSPEGRPKRQPDAWREAFKPVLSEEIPQ